AACCGCACCCGATTGCGCGGCAACCACAACCGCAAACCGGTCTGAAACCGCACCAGCAACTCCGTTCCCTGCCACCGGCTGTCAACAACCTCGCCTTCCCCGAAGACCGGATGCGACACCAGGTTAGAACTCTTCACGCTCCACCTTCTCCTGCTCGCTCCGCTCCAGGCGCTGGGTTGTCACCCGCAAAAGTTTCTCCGCATCCCGCTCGGTCAACACCAACCCCGGATTGGCGCGCACCTGATGCAAAAACTCCACCGCCGCAACAACAAACAACCGCCGGTAACTAACATCAAGCACAAACCCCCTGACCGCAGTCTCAGCAAGCAGTTTCAAACTCCGCTCCACACCGCTGACCTTTGCCCCGTAAGCGGTCTCAAAAAGGTCAACGAGCCGCCTGCCCAGTTCCTCCAGAAACGACACCGGCTCAATACCCAACTCCTCTAAGTTAATCCGCACCCCGACCGGATTTGCCTCAGAAAACCCGCTGCGCAACCGCTGCTTCAGCGCCTCGTAAACCGGTCCCGAACCCTCCAAAAGCAGATTCTCATCCGGCACCGCATAGAAAAACATCGCTCCGGGCAAACGCGAGTTACCGCACTCATCAACCAACTGCCGCAGATTGTCCAGCGCCCGGCGTCGGTCCCTTGACGAAGAGATTGACATCCCCCGCTCCGCCTCATCAAACAGCAAAACCACGCCCCGAAACCCAATCGTATGCACCCACTGAATCAAGGAGCGCAGCATCCGGAATGCGGTTGACTTGTCAATCCGCTCGGAAATCTTAAACCGCGCCCGTGCCTCGCGGGAAATCTCCTCACCCTTAAGCCACTGCACCGCTTCGGTGAACCCGTCAATATCTTCGGCTAACAGGGCGCTGAACGCACCCTTCACCCCGTTAAAGAAACTGGTTGAGTCCGGCACCGGTAACTGCAACAGATACTCCTGCAACCGCTCTGGCTTGTCCTCCTTACTGCGCCAGGTTGCTGCCCAGTGCCGAATCACCGCATCAATCCCCTTGTCGGTCAGCGTTGCCAAGCGGCTTGTCTCCTGCGGTGCGGTCAGATTGAGCGCCACCATCTTGTAAACCAGTTCCAGTTTATCAAACGGACATTCAATCGGCGACAAACTCACATACGCCACACAGTAATTGTGCTTAAACGCCCGGTTGCGCACCGCATAAAGAAAGTGCGTCTTGCCCCCGCCGTAATTCCCGGTAACCAGTTTAAAACTGGACAGATTGTACTTCAAAATCCCGTTCAGATACTCATCCTCCACCACCTGCAACAGCCGGTCCAGCCCGACCGTAAACGCCTCAATCCCGAACTCGGGTGGTGTGCCGGTTGAGCCTAATTTATTGATAATTGCCCTTGCCAGTTCTCTATCCATTGCCCGCTCCTCGCTTAAAAACTACCCGTTGACAAAAGAAATATACGAATAAAAGGTGCCCTCGCCCTCCTCATTATCCGGCACCCACAGCGCCTTTGCCTTCTCCGCGGTGGCGTCAAAATTTGCCACCGACAGCCGCAACCCCTTGCCGCCAACGGTACGGACACCGGAACGCTTCAAAAGGTACAGGTCGTAACTGAACCGGATGCGCGGGTACTCAACAAACCGCTCCCGCACCGGATTCACCCGAAACCCATCCGACTGCATCAAAAACACCATCTCGCCCAGCAAATCCACCAAAAAAACCCGCTCCCCTTCCGCCACATTCCGCGCCACACAGACCCGGCGATAGGCGGTAAAAAGCCGCTCCCCAAACTCCGCCGGCTCCTTAATCGCCCGCTTCTTCAAACTCTCATCATAACTCCGCAACAGTTTTGCCAGCCCCAGCGGCTCCAGTTTCACCCCACCTTTTAGCAACTCAATCTCCGGACCCCAGAAAACGGTTGCTTTACCTGTGGCAAAGTCTACCCGCACCGAAAACAACCCGCACCGCAAAAACGGCAACTGCCCCTTAACATTCAAACCGCTCCCTTCCAGACCAGCAAGCAACTGCCTGCCAAACTCAAACTTAAACTCCTCCTTTGCCGCCTCAATCTGCCTCTTCTCCTCATCCAGCCACTGCCGCACCTTATCCCTTACCTCGCCCGGTGCAAGACCATCAAGTACCTTCTCCACCTCAACCACCAGCCGCTCCCTTTCATACGCATTCCGAACCGGCTCGGCAATCAGCCGGCTATAACCGGCAAGCAGTTTTGCCACCTTCTGGGACCGCAAAGCGGTATCCTTCAAAACACCAATCAGCCCTTCCATAATTTATCAGTATATTATCCCGACTTTATAATGTCAACAGAACAGTACAGACTTCTCGTCCACGAACCATCCGCGCCCCGTTGCGTCAGTTAAACCGAAAAGCGGTTGCCCGCTATTAAATCAATACGAAAAATCACCAAAAAGTGACAAAAAACCGTGCCCTGCACAGTCCGGGGGTAATTCCTGGGATAGTCTTCTATGCCCCCTTTCTTACCCATAGCGCGTTAGCACGGAAGTGAGTCATAACGGTAGTTAGAATCACCCTTTACGATTCTATCTTATTGATAATAAATACTGTTATGTAATATACCCTGCGACCCGATACTTACTGTCGAGAAAACCGGGCACCACCCTGAGCCGTTTTTACCACCCTTTACCGGTCTATTTCCGTCTTTGTTCCGATGGCTGTTTTCTAATCTGCGTCCACCATTCCTTCGGGAAAATCTTCACACCGCCTTTCGGCGGTCCAACTTATTTGACTACAATCAATTTAAGGAAGTTAACCACCTGCTGGGTATTTTGGAGGGGGACGACTTTAATTAGATAAATTCCCGGCGCGATGCCCGCGGTGTTCAGGAGAAAATCACCTTTTCGAAGATATTCAGAGTGGCTCTTTAGTCGCCTGCCCGTGATATCAAAGACAGTAAACTGGTAATCTCCCGGTTCATAAACGGCAATCGGAACCGACTGACCACAGTGCACGATTTTTGATTTGAGCGGGTGGGAAAGGTAAGGTTGCCTTTCTGTCTCTTCAATTCCTGAACCCAGGGAAAGTTTCATTACGAAGAGGTCGAAGTTATAGATGTTATTTCCGCAACCGCCAAAAATATAGCAGTCGTTCATTCCAAACAGTTCAATGTACCCACCAGAGGTGAGTGTGTCGAATCGATAATAACGGGTAAAGATGGTGTCACCATCCGGGGTGTAGGCAACCAGCACGCATTTGGAACTGTCAGCGCGAGGACCAGGATAGGGGTCAAAGCCTATGCCACCGGTAGTAAGGATTTTACCTGATGGGTGGACCTTCAATTTGCTAAAGTTAGATTCGGGCACCTGTTGGGGAAACAACCTCTGCCACAGGAGTTCGCCTGTTGGGCTTACCTTCATCACAATCCCTTGATGGGGAAGAACCGGGTCTTCACCGGTATCACCAGAAATGTAGATGTAGTTTTCGGTGTCCACTGCAATACCAGTTGACCAATCCTCAAGATTGGCATCAAAACGGCGCCACCAGATAATATCGCCATCAGGCGTTAATTTGATTACAAAGAAGTCAAAACTCCATTCGATAAAACTGCCAAATTCACCCGTGCCCACAAGGTTACCATCTCGGTCCCAAACCAACTCAGCAAACCCTTCGGTGTCGTCGTTGCTGCTCAGGTCGTAATCGCGCACCCAGAGGATGTCTCCTTCTGGAGAAAGTTTCATCAGTAAAATTCCGCCCAGCAGTCCGTAGTCGTAGTAATGTCCACCAGCGATGATGTTTTGCGACTCGTCAAACACAACACTTGACAAAACTGTTTGGGGCATATTGTTAAACCGATAGCGTCTCTGCCACAACAGGTTCCCGGTAGGGTCCAATTTGATTATCAGACCATCAATTGATGAGTCACGATGCGGAAACCTAATAAGCCCAACCACGACAATGTTGCCCATCCGGTCAATTGCGACATTAAACACCTCTTCATCATATGCGGTGTCGTCTAAAACCCAGTTCCAGAGGGTGTCGCCTGACGGACTATATTTTATTAGTAGAATCCCTATATGGTTGAAGGAATCACTGTCCATCGTTGCGGCGACGACGACAGCGTTTCCCAGCGAGTCAACCGCACCTCCGCTGCAAATGTCAACTCTTCCGGTGTCAAATTCTCTAATCCACACCACATCCTGGGCAAATACCCCACCCGTAATAATGAAGATGACAATTAAAACAAGGGGCAAGCGGCGTAGAGCCGCTTGCCCCGGATTTCTACTACTCATTGCGCCAAACATCGGTCTCCTTAGCCGGTGTTTCTCTCACCCACCAGTGCCAGCCGTGTTGATTCCAGGTATATTGGGAATTTATGCTGTGGCCTGTGTCCCACCACACAAGGACAGAGTCACCCTGCGTGGTTGTGGCTTCAGCGGTTTGTATGGAAAGAAGTTGAGAAGTATCTCCCCACGCAAACTTTCTGTATCTCCCCCTCACCTTGCAATAACCCTCGGTTGGCCTTATCGTTTTGGAACCGCGATTGATACGTCTCTTCACATAAGGGCGCTGGGGATCTGGGTAGATTAAAATCCAGGATATCGCCTTGTAGCCCGAGTGGTCTACTATGTTAGTAGAAATGTTAGAAGGATTTGCCTGTGCCAGTTGTTCAGTCGCTGTTAGATAACCCGCCGCGTGGAATTCGTCCAGTGTCATCTCTTGAAAGTCGAGACCATCGGCTTGTATAACGGTGGAGTCTGGTTCTCCGTAAACCTCAACGACGCAGACACCTTCTTCATCATCATCGGTAAACTCGGCAACATAGTATCGTGCGGTGCTGGTTCCCTGTGCTACCAGCAATAGGGGGGGGGGCAAAAAGCAGGGTCAGGATGATGTTTTTGAGGTTGCCCATAAAAGACCTCCTTTATTTAACCTCGACCAACTATAACAAATATTAACCATTTTGTCAAGAAACGGAATTTGCTCCTGTTGCGGCGGGGTACCTTATCAGAGTATGTTGTAGCCGGTATTGACAGTTTGTTTATCATTGACTTTTATTAAATCTGATTTAGAGTATTAAGAAGTAGTCAGGCGCTTTATTGAGGCTGCTGAAGAACTGACACCAGGAGGGCTAGCCTAACTGGTAAGGCAGCAGACTTGAAATCTGCCGACCCTTCAACGGGTCTTGCGGGTTCGAATCCTGCGCCCTCCGTAGTAAGGATAGAGCAGAAGCGCAGTAGCGGGATAGAGCAGAAGGCCAGAAGTAATGTCCGACCGGAACGCTTTTCTGCTACTGACTTTTACGCAAATCTGGAGAGGTGGCCGAGCGGCTGAAGGCAACCGCTTGCTAAGCGGTTATACGGCTAACCCCGTATCAAGGGTTCGAATCCCTTCCTCTCCGTTTAACAACGCTCCCTTTTGCCCGCTTGTGCTAAAAACAGATGGGCAGGGGAAAATAATTTGACGATAACTCAATAACATTTAACTATGAATAACGAGCCGGTGCGCGTCCGTATTGCCCCTTCACCAACCGGTGCGATGCACCTTGGTCTTGCCCGCACCGCCCTTTACAACTATCTGTTTGCCCGTCAGCACCAGGGTGTGTTCATCCTGCGGATTGACGACACCGACCAGGTGCGCAATCAGGCGGAGATGCTTGAGCCCATCCTTGATGGCTTGCGCTGGCTCGGGCTGGAATGGGACGAAGGTCCAGAAAAGGGCGGACCTTA
The candidate division WOR-3 bacterium DNA segment above includes these coding regions:
- a CDS encoding DUF2791 family P-loop domain-containing protein — protein: MDRELARAIINKLGSTGTPPEFGIEAFTVGLDRLLQVVEDEYLNGILKYNLSSFKLVTGNYGGGKTHFLYAVRNRAFKHNYCVAYVSLSPIECPFDKLELVYKMVALNLTAPQETSRLATLTDKGIDAVIRHWAATWRSKEDKPERLQEYLLQLPVPDSTSFFNGVKGAFSALLAEDIDGFTEAVQWLKGEEISREARARFKISERIDKSTAFRMLRSLIQWVHTIGFRGVVLLFDEAERGMSISSSRDRRRALDNLRQLVDECGNSRLPGAMFFYAVPDENLLLEGSGPVYEALKQRLRSGFSEANPVGVRINLEELGIEPVSFLEELGRRLVDLFETAYGAKVSGVERSLKLLAETAVRGFVLDVSYRRLFVVAAVEFLHQVRANPGLVLTERDAEKLLRVTTQRLERSEQEKVEREEF